The genomic segment CACCGCGCTCGCTTCGACCGCGCTGCTTGGCGCGGTGCACGAATCGCTGGTGGGCCCCCTGGCGCCGGACAATCTCGACGACCCGGCGAAACTCCGTGATGCGGTGCAAACCGTCACGCTGCTGGCGCTTCGTGCGGTCGGGGTGATGGATGCCCGCGCCCGAGGCCTCGTGGTTCAGGCGGTGGTGCCGCCGCGTAGTCTGGTCGGGGCCTGATCAGTTCCAGTTTGCTCTGCGCGAGTGCGCTGGCTATGACAATCAGCGTATCCTGATCCGACCGTTTCCGCTCGCGGCGCGACAACCGCCTCGCGCACAGCAGCCTGCGCAGGAGTATCTCGCATGACTATTCTGATGCCGGAGCCGGATCAGTCGGTGCTGGCCCGTCGCGACGAGATCATCGCGGCGTTGCGCAAGATCGTGCCGGGCGAGGGCGTGATCTCCAGTGCCGCCGAAATGAAACCCTACGAGTCCGACGGCCTGATGGCGTATCGTCAGCCGCCGATGGTGGTGGTGTTGCCGAGCACGACCAAACAGGTTTCCGAGGTGCTGCGCTATTGCCACCAGAACGGCATCAAGGTGGTGCCGCGTGGCTCCGGCACCTCGCTGTCCGGCGGCGCGTTGCCGCTCGCCGATGGCGTGCTGCTTGGCCTCGGCAAGTTCAAACGGATCCGCGAGATCGACTTCGATAATCGCGCGGTGGTGGTCGAGCCCGGAGTCACCAATCTGGCGATCAGCCAGGCGGTCGATCATGCCGGCTTCTACTACGCGCCCGATCCGTCGTCACAGATCGCCTGTTCGATCGGCGGCAACATCGCCGAGAACTCCGGCGGCGTGCACTGCCTGAAATACGGCATGACCACCAACAACGTCCTCGGCTGCGAAATCGTGCTGATGACCGGCGAGATCCTCAAGATCGGCGGCAAGGCAGCCGAATGCGCAGGCTACGATCTGATGGGCGTCATCACCGGTTCCGAAGGGCTGCTCGGCGTCATCACCGAAGTCACCGTGCGGATCCTGCGCAAGCCGGAAACGGCGCGGGCACTGATGATCGGCTTCCAGAGCGTCGAGGCGGCCGGACAGTGTGTGGCCGACGTCATCAGCGCAGGCATCATTCCGGGAGGCATGGAGATGATGGACAAGCCGGCGATTCACGCCGCCGAAGCCTTCGTTCATGCCGGCTACCCACTCGACGTCGAGGCGCTGCTGATTATCGAGCTCGACGGTCCGCAAGTCGAGGTCGATGAACTGATCAGCCGTGTCGAGGCGATAGCGCTCGGCTGCGGCTCGACCACCTGCCAGATCTCCACCAGCGAGCAGCAGCGGCTATTGTTCTGGAGCGGCCGCAAGGCGGCGTTCCCGGCGGTGGGACGAATCTCGCCGGACTATCTGTGCATGGACGGCACGATTCCGCGCAAACAGCTTCCGCTGGTGCTGCGGCGGATGAACGAGATGTCCGAGAAATACGGCCTGCGCGTCGCCAACGTATTCCATGCCGGCGACGGCAATCTGCATCCGCTGATCCTGTATGATGCCAACAAGCCAGGCGAGCAGGACGCGGCCGAAGCTTTCGGGGCAGACATCCTCAAGCTGTGTGTCGAGGTCGGCGGCGTGCTGACCGGCGAGCATGGGGTCGGGATCGAGAAGCGCGATCTGATGCCGGAAATGTTCTCCGACATCGATCTCAACCAGCAGCAGCGGCTGAAATGCGCGTTCGACTCCGAAGGTCTGCTCAACCCCGGCAAAGTGTTCCCGACGCTCCACCGCTGCGCCGAGCTCGGACGCATGCATGTCCACAAAGGCCAATTGCCGTTCCCGGATATTCCGCGGTTTTGACGGATAGCTGGTTCTGAAACATGGCCGAACTTTCCACGTCATTGCGAGCGAAGCGAAGCAATCCGGCGCCGAGCACAGAACTTGATTGCTTCGTCGCTTCGCTCCTCGCAATGACCGCCGAGGATTGGCTCTCTGACCTAATTTGAAGGACGACGTTTGCCCGTGGACACGCTGAAAGTACGCGACGCGCAGGAGGTCGAGGACGCCGTGCGCGCCGCGATCGCCAATGAGCAGCCGATCGAGATCGTCGGCCATGGCAGCAAACGCTCCATCGGCCAACTGATGTCGACCAATGCGGTGCTGGAGTTGTCGGCACTCAACGCCGTCACTGCCTACGAGCCCAACGAACTGATCATCACCGTGCAGGCCGGTGCACCGATGGCCGATGTGCTGTCGCTGATCGATTCCAAGAACCAGCAATTCGCTTTCGAGCCGATGGACACCGCCGCGCTGCTCGGCACCTCGCCGGGAGCGGGCACCGTTGCCGGCATGATCTCGGCCGGTCTCGCCGGGCCACGGCGGATCAAGGCCGGTGGCGCGCGCGATCATTTGCTTGGTGCCAATGCCGTGTCGGGCTTCGGCGAGAGCTTCAAGGCCGGCGGCAAGGTGGTGAAGAACGTCACCGGTTACGACCTCTGCAAGCTGCTTGCCGGCTCCTGGGGGACGCTGGCGGTAATGACCGAGGTGACCCTGAAAGTGACGCCCCGGCCCGAGAGCGAGCGGACGCTGGTGCTGCGCGGGCTCGGCGACGTCGTTGCCAACAAGGCCATGACCGCAGCGCTGGGCTCGCCTTACGACGTCACCGGCGCCGCGCATCTGCCCGGCTCGGCGCTGCGCACTACAGTCGGTGCGCTGGCAGAGATCGCCCAGCCTGATCAGTCACTGACGTTGCTGCGGCTCGAAGGCATCACCTCGTCGGCCAGCCACCGCGCCCAGTCGCTGCGCGCGGCGCTGAAGAGTTTTGGCGATGCCGAACTGATCGAGGACGATGCCTCCGCCGCGCTATGGCGCGCGGTGCGCGACGTCGAGCCGTTCGCAGCGTCCGGTCCGCGGGCGCTGTGGTCGGTGTGGCGCATCGTCTGCCCGCCGGCGGCCGGTGGTGCCTTCGGCGAGCAGCTCAGCCGCGAGAGTGGCGGTGAGGTGATTTATGACTGGGGCGGCGGCCTGATCTGGGCGGCATTGCCGCCGGCAACCGACGGCCATGCCAAAGCGTTGCGCCAGCGGGTCGAGAAGATCGGCGGTCATGCCTCCTTGATCCGTGGCAGCGATGCGGTGCGGGCCGGCATCGACGTCTTCCATCCGCAGCCGGCCGGCCTCGCGGCGCTCGGTAGCCGCGTCAAGCGCAGCTTCGATCCCACCAACATTCTCAATCGCGGCCGGATGTCGCGAGGATCCGCGACATGAAGACCGAGTTCAGCCTGACTCAGCTCGCCGATCCCGACATCGCCGAGGCCGACAAGATCCTGCGCGCCTGTGTGCATTGCGGTTTCTGCACCGCGACCTGCCCGACCTATGTGCTGCTCGGCGACGAGCTCGACAGTCCGCGCGGGCGCATCTACCTGATCAAGGAGATGCTGGAGAGCGACAAGCCGCCGACCGCGGATGTCGTCAAACACATCGACCGCTGCCTGTCGTGCCTTGCCTGCATGACCACCTGTCCGTCGGGCGTGAACTACATGCACCTGGTCGATCAGGCCCGCGTCCGGATCGAGAAACAGTACCAGCGGCCGTTCTGGGATCGCGTTGTCCGCGAGGCGCTGTCGTGGATGATGCCGCATCCGGGCATGTTCAGGCTCGGGATGTGGGCGGCGCGGATCGTGCGGCCGGTTGCGGCGCTGTTGCCGGGCTCGCACAACCTGACACATCCGACGCTGCTCAGCCGGATCAAGGCGATGCTGGCGCTGGCGCCGAAGCATTTGCCGGAGCCGGGCCCCGACTCCGGGACGACGTTTCCTGCGGTGGGCCCGAAGCGCGGCCGGGTGGCGCTGTTGCACGGCTGCGCCCAGCAGGTGCTGGCGCCCCGCATCAATCGTGCGGCGATCAATCTGCTCACCCGCCATGGCATCGAGGTGGTGCTCGCCGCGGACGAAGCCTGCTGCGGCGCCCTGATTCATCATCTCGGCCGCGACACCCGCACGCTCGAATACGCCCGCACCAACATCAAGGCGTGGCTGGCCGAGATCGAGCGCGGCGGGCTCGACGCAATCCTGGTGACGACCTCCGGCTGCGGTACGGTGATCAAGGATTACGGCTACATGCTGCGAGAAGATCCGGAGTATGCGGCCGCGGCCGCAAAGGTTTCGGCGCTCGCCAAAGACATCAGCGAATATGTCAGCGGCCTTGAACTGTCATTGCCACGTCCTCATGACGACGTCGTGGTCGCTTATCACTCCGCATGTTCGTTGCAGCACGGCCAGAAAATCACGCAGATCCCCAAAGAACTGCTTTCCAAGACTGGATTCGTGGTGAAAGATATCCCGGAGAGTCATTTGTGTTGTGGTTCGGCGGGCACGTACAACATTCTCCAGCCTGACATCGCGACCAGATTGCGCGATCGGAAGGTCGCCAATATCGCTTCCGTCAAGCCGGATATGATCGCCGCGGGCAATATCGGCTGCATGGTGCAGATCGCCAGCGGAACGGAAGTCCCTGTTGTGCACACGATTGAACTTCTCGATTGGGCGACAGGCGGGCCCCGTCCTGCTCCGCACTGATCGGAGCCTGGAACGCCGGTCGCGGGGCGCGTGATTGCTGGCCGAGCAGCAATCCGCACAACTGGAGGACGACCATGGCGAAAGACAAGAAGTCGAAGAAGAGGGACAAGGCCGACAAGAAGGCCGAGAAGTCCAAGGCCAAGAAGAAGTCCAAGCTGTTGCTGGCCGCCAAGGCAGGCAAGAACAAGAAGAGCAAATCCGCCGGCAAGGCATCGGCCAAGAAGGACAAGTCGAAGCCGAAGGCCAAATCGAAAGCCAAGCGGGTCCCGAAGGCCAAGTCCGCATCCAAATCCAAGGCCGCCGCCGGTAAGGCTGCCAAGAAGGCGGTGAAGAAGGCCGCAGCTAAACCCGGCAAGAAGGCAGCTAAGCCGGCTGCCAAGTCCGCCGCGAAGTCCCCAGCTAAGTCAGTAGCGAAGCCGGCGACGAAGAGCGTTGCCAAGTCGGCTGCGGGTAAGCCGGCCAAGGCAAAGGCCGCCGCGCCGAAGGCCCCGGCTACGAAGACCCCGGCTACGAAGGCCTCTGCGGCCAAGAGGAAGGCCGCCAAGGCGCCCGTCGCCAAAACCGCCGCGAAGGCTCCCGCCGTCAAGCCGGCAGCGCCCAAGCCAAAGCCTGCGTCCCGCAAAGCGCCTAAGCCGGCCGAAGCTGCGCCCAGCGCGGCGGCCGAGCCGGTTGCTCTGCCGCCTGCAGCTCCGAAGAAACCTCGCAAGCCGCGCGCCAAGAAGCCGGCACCGGCTGTCGTCGAGCCGGAAGAGACCCAGCACGAGGCAGTGTCCGAGCCGGTGGCCGAAGCGACTCCGGAGACCGAGGATGTTGCGCCGGCCGAGCCGTTTCCGTCCGACGAGACCACATCGCCCGCGGATAACGAGCCGGTGGAGTCGTCTGCAGAGACCGATTCGATCGAGACCTCGGGTGATCCCCGGCCGGACGCCACCGAGGCGGCCGGAGAGGAGGAAGTTCCCGACGAGGAGTTTGACCACGCCGAGCCGGCCAAGCCGGCGGCTGACCCGATGTAATTAGGACGGTAGTCCGATCCTGATTTGCCGAGGCCGCGGTCCTGGACCGCGGCCTTCGTCGTCACGTTCCCCGAGCAGGGCTCTACAAGCAGCGCTTTTCGCCGAGGCTTGGTCGGGCGCATCGCAGCGATTCGGTCCTGCGGCCGCTACTTGTTACTTAGCCAAAAGTGTTGCTCTAACCACCATATCTCATGAATTTGGCCTACGAGCCGTTCGCAAAGCAGTGATTTTCTTGCAACACTTCCAAACAACGAATGGTTGAGTGTGCGGGATTGCACAAAAAGTCGGCATCTGCATGTGTTTTTTGCTTCACGGTTTTCGTGAGGCACCGCACAGTGATGTCACAATTGGTTTTGTGCAGGTCGATGTCGCGTCCTTGAACTTCGGGTCCGGCTGGCTTGGAAACGATGGGGATCAAAATGAAGAAGACAATCTTGTCGGTCGCGGCTTTGCTCGCAGTCGGCGTGGGCTCGGCCTCGGCGGCTGATCTGCCTGCCAAGGTGTACACCAAGGCTCCGCCGATCGTGGCGTTCGATCCGTGGGATATCGCGTTCGGCGCGGCCGTCATGAGCGACTACGTCTTCCGCGGCGTCACCCAGTCGAACCACAAGCCCTCGGTCACCGCGTATTTCGAGCCGCGCTACAACCTCACCAAGGACCTGCAGCTCTACGTCGGTACCTCGTTCGAGAGCATCTCGTTCGCCAACCGCGCCGCGGCTGAAGTCGACATCTACGGTGGTATCCGCCCGACCTTCGGCGCCTTCGCGTTCGACTTCGGTGTCTGGGGCTACCTGTATCCGGGTGGTTCGTGCGTTGATACCGCGGCGTCTGGTCTCGGCACCCTGTGCGCGGGCGACACCAACGCGATCTCGCTCGTCAACGGCAACGTCATGAAGAAGGACGTGAGCTTCTACGAGGGTTACGCCAAGGTTCTGTGGACCATCAACGACAGCTTCGCGATCGGCGGCAACGAATGGTATTCGCCGAACTTCCTGAACACCGGTGCCTGGGGCAACTACGCGTCGGTGACCGGTAAGTATACCGCCCCGACCACCCTGTTCGGTGCGAGCGGCGTCGGCATGTACGTGTCGGGTGAATACGGCCGTCAGTGGTTCGGTACGACTGACGCCTTCTATGGCAACATCAAGCTGGCCGATTACAATACCTGGAACGTCGGCGTGGGCTTCACCTACAAGGTGTTCACCCTCGACCTGCGCTACTCGGACACCGATCTGTCCCAGGCGAGCTGCAACGCGTTCACCAGCGACTTCACCGCGACTGCCAATGGAAGCTTTTCGTCGATCAATCAGACCGGCGTTGGTTCGAAGTGGTGCGGTTCGACCTTCATCGCCAAGCTGTCGGCTGACGTGACGCTGGGCGCTCTGAAGTAAGATAAATCCCTTCCGGGACTAAGGGCGGCAGAGCAATCTGCCGCCCTTTTCGTTTTTCTGCTCATTCTGTTCGATCTCTGGCGAGACCCGCCTGGAACTGGCTGTCGCCCCGGTG from the Rhodopseudomonas palustris genome contains:
- a CDS encoding FAD-linked oxidase C-terminal domain-containing protein, which encodes MTILMPEPDQSVLARRDEIIAALRKIVPGEGVISSAAEMKPYESDGLMAYRQPPMVVVLPSTTKQVSEVLRYCHQNGIKVVPRGSGTSLSGGALPLADGVLLGLGKFKRIREIDFDNRAVVVEPGVTNLAISQAVDHAGFYYAPDPSSQIACSIGGNIAENSGGVHCLKYGMTTNNVLGCEIVLMTGEILKIGGKAAECAGYDLMGVITGSEGLLGVITEVTVRILRKPETARALMIGFQSVEAAGQCVADVISAGIIPGGMEMMDKPAIHAAEAFVHAGYPLDVEALLIIELDGPQVEVDELISRVEAIALGCGSTTCQISTSEQQRLLFWSGRKAAFPAVGRISPDYLCMDGTIPRKQLPLVLRRMNEMSEKYGLRVANVFHAGDGNLHPLILYDANKPGEQDAAEAFGADILKLCVEVGGVLTGEHGVGIEKRDLMPEMFSDIDLNQQQRLKCAFDSEGLLNPGKVFPTLHRCAELGRMHVHKGQLPFPDIPRF
- the glcF gene encoding glycolate oxidase subunit GlcF, giving the protein MKTEFSLTQLADPDIAEADKILRACVHCGFCTATCPTYVLLGDELDSPRGRIYLIKEMLESDKPPTADVVKHIDRCLSCLACMTTCPSGVNYMHLVDQARVRIEKQYQRPFWDRVVREALSWMMPHPGMFRLGMWAARIVRPVAALLPGSHNLTHPTLLSRIKAMLALAPKHLPEPGPDSGTTFPAVGPKRGRVALLHGCAQQVLAPRINRAAINLLTRHGIEVVLAADEACCGALIHHLGRDTRTLEYARTNIKAWLAEIERGGLDAILVTTSGCGTVIKDYGYMLREDPEYAAAAAKVSALAKDISEYVSGLELSLPRPHDDVVVAYHSACSLQHGQKITQIPKELLSKTGFVVKDIPESHLCCGSAGTYNILQPDIATRLRDRKVANIASVKPDMIAAGNIGCMVQIASGTEVPVVHTIELLDWATGGPRPAPH
- a CDS encoding FAD-binding protein; the protein is MDTLKVRDAQEVEDAVRAAIANEQPIEIVGHGSKRSIGQLMSTNAVLELSALNAVTAYEPNELIITVQAGAPMADVLSLIDSKNQQFAFEPMDTAALLGTSPGAGTVAGMISAGLAGPRRIKAGGARDHLLGANAVSGFGESFKAGGKVVKNVTGYDLCKLLAGSWGTLAVMTEVTLKVTPRPESERTLVLRGLGDVVANKAMTAALGSPYDVTGAAHLPGSALRTTVGALAEIAQPDQSLTLLRLEGITSSASHRAQSLRAALKSFGDAELIEDDASAALWRAVRDVEPFAASGPRALWSVWRIVCPPAAGGAFGEQLSRESGGEVIYDWGGGLIWAALPPATDGHAKALRQRVEKIGGHASLIRGSDAVRAGIDVFHPQPAGLAALGSRVKRSFDPTNILNRGRMSRGSAT
- a CDS encoding TorF family putative porin, whose translation is MKKTILSVAALLAVGVGSASAADLPAKVYTKAPPIVAFDPWDIAFGAAVMSDYVFRGVTQSNHKPSVTAYFEPRYNLTKDLQLYVGTSFESISFANRAAAEVDIYGGIRPTFGAFAFDFGVWGYLYPGGSCVDTAASGLGTLCAGDTNAISLVNGNVMKKDVSFYEGYAKVLWTINDSFAIGGNEWYSPNFLNTGAWGNYASVTGKYTAPTTLFGASGVGMYVSGEYGRQWFGTTDAFYGNIKLADYNTWNVGVGFTYKVFTLDLRYSDTDLSQASCNAFTSDFTATANGSFSSINQTGVGSKWCGSTFIAKLSADVTLGALK